The Dioscorea cayenensis subsp. rotundata cultivar TDr96_F1 chromosome 8, TDr96_F1_v2_PseudoChromosome.rev07_lg8_w22 25.fasta, whole genome shotgun sequence genome segment GATCGGTGTAAACAACAAAGCGCCTGCCGAGAAGATATTGACGCCACCGGCGGATAGATTCAGTGATCGCGTACATTTCACGGGCATAGGTAGAAGAGGACCGTAAGCGTGGGGATAACTGCTTACCAAAGTACGCAATGGGGTGATGGTTTTGAAGCAGGACGGCGCCGATGCCCGTGGCGGAGGCATCCGTTTGAATCTCGAAGGTAGCACTGAAGTTTGGCAATTGGAGAATGGGAGTCTGCGTGAGAGCTCGCTTCAAGTCATGAAATGCTCCGGTGGCTGCGGGCGACCAGATGAAGGCGTTTTTCCGGAGGAGATCTGTCAAGAGTGCTGCGATGGATGCATAATCACGGACAAAACGGCGATAATATCCTGAGAGTCCCAAAAATCCCCGAAGGTCGCGAAGGTTTGTAGGTAAGGGCCATTGGTGGATGGCTGTGATTTTTTCTGGGTCAACTTTCGACTCCCCGTCCAGAAATTTTGTGGCCAAGATAGTTGATGCTAGAACAGCCGAAGGCGCATTTAGTTCGCTTGGCGAAGAGTTTGTGTGCACGGAAGAGGGAGAAGATAAGCTGTAGGTGTTCAAGATGACTCTCCCATGACGTGCTGTAAATGAGAATGTCGTCGAAGAAGACGAGGGCGAACCTCCGGATGGCAGGGCGAAAAATAGATTGCATAAGTGCTTGAAAGGTGGAAGGAGCGTTTGAGAGGCCAAAGGGCATTACGAGAAATTCGTAATGCCCTTCATGCGTTCGAAACGCGCTTTTCTCAATATCAGATGGATGTATGCGTACCTGGTGGTAACCAGAACGCAGATCGAGCTTTGAGAAAACCTGCGCGTTGGCAAGCTCATCGAGGAGTTCTTCCACAGTGGGAATAGGGAAGCGGTCCTTCACCGTAATGGTATTCAGGGCCCGATAATCCACACAGAACCTCCACGAGCCATCCTTCTTCTTAACAAGTATGACCGGTGAGGAGAAGGGACTAGAACTGGGACGTATGATACCCTCCGTTAACATGTCACCCACCAGTCGTTCGATTTCTGCTTTCTGAGAATGCGGATAACGATATGGCCTGACGTTTACGGGTGCGGCGGAAGGGAGGAGTGGGATCCGATGGTCGAACTCCCGGACTGGCGGTAACCCTATAGGAACAGAGAATATATCTTCATACCTGGAGAGGAGGTCGTGAAGTTGGTCCGCAAAGAGTTGGGGTGCAGTGGCATCCACGATGACCGGGGTCAATGAATGATGTTTTGGTGGAGTCTCGTCCAAAGAAATGGAAATGTGTAAGAATTGACTCACAGTATTAGTATGAAGCTGACGTCGGAGAGAGGAATTGGTGGAGTCATGCAGGTTGGTTTGTTTAATGCCCTGAAGTCGAGTCCGGACCCCGTCACATGTGAACTCCATCCATAGCTCGTTGTAGTCAAAGACAATTTGGCCCAGTTGTGGCAACCAATGGATGCCAAGTACTATATCCGCACCAAAAACTGATAACAAAAGGAGATCAACTTGAAACACCGTGTCTCCTAGTTGGAGTGGAACCTGAAGACATTCGCCGCCGCACGTCAAGGTCTCTCCGTTGCCAACTGTGACCTTGAGATGAGAGGAGGGTTGGACAGGTAGGCTCAAATGATGAGCCCATCTGGTTTGAATAAAGTTGTTCGTGGAGCCGCTATCAATCAAGACTACGACTGGTTTGCCAAATATTTTGCCTGCTATTTTTAAGGTGGAGGGAACAAGAAATCCATTAAGAGCATGGTAAGAGATACATGGAGTGTTATCCAATTCGAGTTCAGTATCAGGTGGTTCGGTTTCTACCGTAACCTCAGGTGGTTCCTGGTGATCATAAAGAATGTCATCAGAATCCTCATCTTGTATCATTATGCAGAGGAACTGAGGAGGATTACATCGATGGCCTTTCGTGAATTTAGCATCACAATTATAGCAGAGACCGCGCTCCCGCTGTGCCGCCATTTCAGCAGGTGTCAGTCGTTTAATTGGTATGGTGGTGGGAGTAGGTTGGACGCGAGTCTGGGTGTTAGTGGAAGGTAATGGAGGAGGGGAAGGAAGTAGTGGGCGAGGCGGAAAGAAGCGGGGAGGGGTCCGCGCTGCATTGCACTTGTCCTCCACGAGCTTTGCGAGACCAATGGCGTCATGGATAGTCTGTGGTCATAGGATATACAACTCACGCTGAATGTCTTCTCGTAGCCCGGAGAGAAAACAATTTAGCAGGCTTGTGGATGGTAAGGTAGTTACTCTGGTGGAAAGACATTCAAACTCGGAAAGGTATGCAGTGACGGTGGAGCGTTGTTTGAGTTTGAACAATAGAGCTTCATAGTTGATAAATGATGATGGTCCAAAGCGAAGCTCAGCTTTCTTGGCAAACTCCTCCCAGGACGATAGTTGATGTGTGGAATATAACCAGTGGTACCACTGGAGTGCTTCTCCAGTCATGTAAAAGGCGGCAATTTCAATCTTCTGCTCGGGAAGGACTTGGTGGAAGGTAAAGAAATTTTCCACTTGGAATAACCAAGAGAGCACACCGTCCCCTGCAAACAAGGGAACCTCAAGCTTAGGAAGACGGCCGCTGGTGAAGGTCGGAGCTTGTGGGTTGGTTGTGGCTAAAGTAGTGGAGGGTACAGGGTGAGGCCGCTGTGGAAGTGAAGGGTTGGCGGGGGATGGTAGAAGAGGCGGAGTGGGGCTTGGCCTTTCGAACCGAGTGAGTTTAACCATCATTTCAGTTATCACGGCCTGCTGGGCAGTTAAGGATTTCTGGACCGTGTCGAACAGCTCAGTATGTTGGTGAACGGAAGAGCAGAGGGTTTCGACTTTGTTCATGAGGAAGTCTTGCCGTTCGGAGATCGCAGCTAGTTGTTCCTCCATGGCACGAGAGCGAGTTCGAGCGCCTTCAGTCATAAACAGAGGggtcaatgaaagcaccaatgtaAGAGCACCGTCAGTAGATAACGTTTAGTtgagagaaagatagagagaaagaaggagggaagaagagaagagatgcAAGAGGGAAGGGAGATAACTTTTTCCTACCCTTCTATTTCCCATTACTTTCAATTTAAACAGACACAAGATAGACATTCAACAAACAAGGAGTCTCATCCCATTGGATAAGTTTTCTCCACTGACTTCCCACTACCAGTTCCCAGCTTTTGATTGGTTACAACTCCCAACGATCTAACCACTCACATCCACTGGCTAATCAGCAGCCTCTCAATTACCCCCATAATCTTTTCATCATGAATATGATTAGGCTCTCATAACCACCTTTATCTAATCCTCATCCCATCATAACAACCTTTATCCCATCACGAAGTCCTTGAATTTCGTGATGCTTGTCTGTTGCCGGTTGGATCGTCTGATACGATGCGCACTATCTTGATTCCATTGCTCTGGGGACTCTCCATTGACCAAGTCAACCGCTACAAACACTCTGCAGTCAAAAGAGGGATTCTCTGAGCAACAATGTTAGAAGGATGACTAAGGCTTCCGGAGAGGTTGATGTCATAATATGCTGCACCTCCCAGTATGCTAATACAGTAATACCAACCCCTTTCCCACAACCTCCTCGTTTCTGATTGGCCTCTTGAACGTGACTATGTTTGGAGAAATCTTAGCCCTCTTCCTCTTCCCCATCCCCTtcacatgatgatgatgatccaccaccaccaccaccaccaccacaaccaCCAGCAGCAGCTTAATTAGAATGCAGTGtcagtgtttttgtttttgtttgtgtttgtgtctGTGTTTgtgctggtggtggtgctgctgctgcttttGATTCTGCTTTTGCTTGGCTTATGTTtgcacaaatatttatataagttGAACTCTGTCACTCAGTCTTGTTTTCATGATAATATATCACTGTAGGCTTAGCGTGGATATAAATCTCATATATCTTTCTACATATGATTGTATTGATTTTCAACTGGTGACAAATATGattatggtatatatatataaattaaattaagaaactCGGATTTTTCTTCTCCTCTGCAGCAGTCAGCAGAGTCACTTTACATATTTGCACATGGATATTGGTTTGGAATTATGAAAACCCAATCTATAAAtactaaataattaaagattAACATACAGATACACTgagataattatttcaaatttgcacagcaatattatttaaaaacactgtataattatctaaattttaaatttacatgcAAAACCACTCCTTTTGAATCAATTAGATAACCAAAATTCAAGGAATAAATTTAATCAGACGAAGATAGaattctttcctttcttttttttaatatattttatcatttatttaaaaataaataatatttttctctcttAAATCTTATTTGGCTTTTAAGGATATCAAGTTCCCATATGATTAAGTTGGGAAACGTACATCAGCCATCATGGAAGCAGTTGCTGAAAGACGAGAGAAGGTGACAATAGAGAAGCGACCATCACCATCTCATGCGGTCAATCAATATAGAATTTGTCCCCAACCATCTGCTCCACCTCTGCATCCAGACTTGTTCTATTTTCTGAAAGATTACCGCACAGTACTGGAAACACCACCGGATCAGATTGAGAATCACAACCTTATATACATTGGGCAAGATGACAATGTTGTTGTTTCTTCAAATCCAATGTGGCAGATTGATGAAGAAAGTCCTCGTTTTCATCCTGCTGGCTTTatgataaacaagaagaagaggaaaagcgGCCGTATTCTCCATGGGCTGTTTCGTTGCTTCAACTGATCGAAGTTGTTTTTCATAGTGCAGGCAGGACAACCATTTATATATTGGAAATAAATTTCTCAAATCTgcagagttctcattggtaattAATATTCCCAAgttgtggaaaaaaaaatgtaagaatAACTCGTGAGTTCGAGCGTGAGCATGCATGGATCACAACTTCAGGACCATCATAttcatcaaaattaaaatggatTGTCAAATGCCTGATAAACATAaatgctattttatttttttattatggaaTGTTTGtactcttcattttctttaatttattgtgatttattttttatttttttaaattaaacaaataaataaatatttccttCTCTTCAAACCCTCAAATTTTGAGTTACAACAAGAAGAATGGAACTAGTGTGTGGATAAGCCAAAATTATTaccaaataattaaactaatcaCTCAATACACTGTAAaccatagagagagagaaaaaagctaaaaatcctaaaaaaatgAGAGGTTATAATCATAGACAGGACTCTAATTATCATCTTCTTGACACACTTTCCtcaataaacatttaaaaaaaaaaaaatcattttaaactcttttttaattatgatcTACTGCCAGTCTGCCTTACCTGAGAATCCTCTCTGATGGGCTCCTGCGTCTCATTGAGCCCTGTAGCCATTgtgaagatatttaaaaatatatatgtattacaCCCCTTTCTATTCATACTTAATGAGAAGAGGATTAGAACAAGATAATTCAGTATCTCTACACTTGATACAAAATGATTTTATCTGTTAAGTATTACAAACATCTGTTTCAAGTCGCTCTACAATCTAACTCCTGAGTCCCGATTCTAGAATCAAATTCAATGTCTTTATACTTGAGGTAATCAATCATCACCATGGGGTGAGTTTTCACTCCAAACAATGTTATGTTATGTTATGTAATCTTTTAACCAAGTACTTTGCAAAAGATAATACTAAAGAAATTTCTCCGTCTTTCAGCATTTGTTTGTTGCCCTGAAACAATATATATGAACATAGAGCAGATCTTCTCCACACTGATGCCCTCCACAACTTTCAGATATGATCCAGCCAATTGGCAATGGTTAAGGGTGGTTTCATGGTCATGGTGGCTTTATGGTATCTAATATCTATCTATTTGATTGATTCATCAATCAAGAGGCACAACACAAGTCTACTGAGAAATGACCCAACTGCTTCCAGGACCTCTCCTATTAACACCTCTTTCAATCATTTCCCTTCTAACCTTCTCTGCCTCTTCATATCTTCCAGCACCTGCGTAGCTATTTGCCAACAATAAAAAGTTACCCGAGTTCTCTGGTTCTATCTCAAACAAAGCTTGACTAGCAATCTCCGCCAGCTCCACTTCTCCATAATTCCTACAAGCTGCCAAAAGTGCTCCCCAAGCTTTCGGAGTTGCCTTCATCGGCATCCCTTGTATAACATCATAAGCATCCCTTAACCTCCCAGCTCGGCTCAAAACATCAACCAGGCACGAATAATGCTCGCTGCAAGCTTCGATGCCGTAATGCTTCGtcatcaaatcaaagaaatgCAGTGCATTATCAGTGAGTCCGGCATGACTGCATGCTTTCAACACACCAAGAAACATTATCCAATCGGGCCGCACATTGTCTGATTCCATTTGTTTCAATGTTAACATGGCAATGTCCGCTTGCCCATGAAAGGCATACGAGGAAACCATGGAGCTCCACACCACAACATCCCTCTGTGGCATAAGATCAAACACACGACGCGCATTGACTAGACAGCCACACCGGCCGTAGGCTTCAACAATGCCGCTTCCTACTTGGACGTGTTTGTGTATATTAATTCTGAAAGCGAAGCCATGAATTTCTTTGATGGAACTCAGCGCGCCAACACCGACGCAAGCAGGGAGAAGAGCCAGAACTGTGATCAAATTCGGTGTCATGCCTGACGCTCTCATCCGCCCATACAAATCAAGAGCTCGAGAAGACCCGCCCTCAGACTCGGCGAGAGCAGCAATGACGCAGTTGTATGATGACACAGTCGGGGGCACATCCATCATATCGAACAACCTCAAAGCGCTGGCGACGTCATTAGAGTGGGAATAGAGGGAAATCATGGCGTTCCAGACAACCACGTTTCTTTGGGGACATTCATCGAACAGTTGGCGTGCATGGACGATTGAGTCACTTTTACCGTACGAGTCAACGAGGGAGGAAGCCACGAAAGGGTTAGGGAGGAGGTTGGACTTGAGGGAGTGGGAATGGATGGCGGCGACGGAGGAGGGGAGGTGGAGGGCGGCGCAAGACTTGAGAGCGAGAGGGAAAGCGAAGGGGTCGAGGGTGAGGTCGGGGTTGGCAAACATATGGGAGAAGAGCGTGAGGGCCTGGTTGTGCCGGCCTTGGTTGACATAGGACGTCAAGAGCTTGGTCAGTTGGAGCAGACGCTGGTGCATGGAGCCAAGGAGTGAACTCATCATACCTCTTCCCTTCTCCGCAGAGCCCTGTACACGACTCTCAGTCACCCGTTCTTTCTTTGACTAACACAATAAGTTTGACTTTGACTCAGTCTTGACTCGGGGGAGCCTGGGACGTGATTTTCTTTCACGGTCGACCGGAGATCTTCACAGTCGTGGGACAACAACTTACGTCGTCACAGACGTAACGGAGAACAGCTCACCAAACAGATATCGTACTCGGAAATCACTCCTCTTTAACGGACACGTGTGTAAAAAAAGGAAACGGAAATTGACAGTGAGAACGCGGTGTTTGGTGGGGGAAGTGTCGTGGAAACAGGACAAAAAAGAAGTATGGCGGCGACTCTAGTACTTTCCTGGAAAACAACTTGTGTTTTATAATCGTTTTTATTTTCGACCTCTCAATCAATCtctatgtatttatatatttgtcgGTTCACTTTTCCTTTTCTATTGCTTGCTGCTAGTTGCTTCCTTGTGAAGGAGCCGTCCTGCAATTGAGTTCCCCCTCGCTTCAAGGTTAAGGCTTGATTGATAGCTTGTGTTTTCTTCTATTAAAGAGTCATCTGATTCTCCTTTCACACTATACccttactactactactactactaccaATCAGGTACGTTATTATTgaaggttttaaaaaatatatatatatatacatatgctaAGTTCATTTGGCgatttcatagtttttttttttggttgcaaTTTATTGGCATTTTGAGAGGAATGAAGACACTATAATCTCATTTGTGATTTTTCAGCAGGGAGACTTGgattattactaaaataaacgaaactaggaaaacagagaTGATGCTTGAAAAGAAGTACAACACTAGATCTAGCCAGCGAGAGCTGAAATGTTCTGGTCTGGAGTTTGTTCAGAAGACTTGCATTTTGGGCAGGAAAAGGGTGGCTGTCGTTTCAAGTATGATTGAggaatctacttttgcttctccAGTTAGTACAAAAATGCAGAAGCGATTGAATCACCTTGAGGCTCTACCCCAAGATATACTGGTAATTGACCAAATCTCTGAGCTTTTCAATGTATGGTATGGTTTTTCTCGTCAAGTATTTGTTTGATACAATGCGCTCGTTAAACTTGGTCTCATTGTTTGTTTGCAGGTAAGGGTACTATGTCATGTGGGACACAGTGACTTGAGGCAACTCCTTCTTGTGTCCAAGTCAGTGCAAGAAGCTGTAAGTTCTAATCTGTTGCCAAATCAAATGTTTGTtgttactgttttttttttttttcccagcATTTCACATTCTGACTTGTTGTATCTCGGATGCTGCTTTTTATGGTTTCAGACTGTGATTGCCAAAGAGTTGCATTTTACTTTTAGTACTCCATCAAAACCAAAGATCAGAGGAGATAGTGGCTTGGGAGGTGGCGTTGAGACTCCCGACGCGCCCAAGCGAAACAGGATTGCTAAATCACGTTTGAATGACAAGAAACTTGCAAGCATTGCTGTTGCCCTCTTTGTTTCTCCTGATAATTAACTCGCCAGGCCAGCCATGGGATGCACACGCTGATTGTTGGTGTTGGGTGTAAATAAACATTTAACActctatttaatttaaaatactaaattataGTTACAGCCTATTATAGTTGTAGTTTCTAGTTGTGGTTTCATTCATACATTGTGTAAAGTTATTCTGGAAGCCATACTTCAATATCTCTATTGAAGAGTACGGGCTGGCCCGGATGGGTTGTCTTTGTTGTTGTCAGAAGTGCATTCTTATATATacagaaattattttttatttgtaactaCGTCATTGTTCAATAATgcagatatttttttttgtcatcttTGTTGTTCTCTGACGGACGGCTCTAATTGTATTTCAATAGCTTGCTTTAAGCTAATTATTATGATGCAGAAGACATGAACATACAACAATGCTCATTATTTCTGCCATTTTGAACTACTACTTTTAACAATTGTGTGGCCCATTGTGGAggctgtgttttcttttttcgaGAGGCACAAGCCATGATAATGCCCAAAAGCTTCATGATCCATCCAGGCATATGCATTGGTAATTTGACATGACACCGCATCTCCTCTGTCTGGTGGTAAAGTTTAT includes the following:
- the LOC120266625 gene encoding uncharacterized protein K02A2.6-like, whose amino-acid sequence is MAAQRERGLCYNCDAKFTKGHRCNPPQFLCIMIQDEDSDDILYDHQEPPEVTVETEPPDTELELDNTPCISYHALNGFLVPSTLKIAGKIFGKPVVVLIDSGSTNNFIQTRWAHHLSLPVQPSSHLKVTVGNGETLTCGGECLQVPLQLGDTVFQVDLLLLSVFGADIVLGIHWLPQLGQIVFDYNELWMEFTCDGVRTRLQGIKQTNLHDSTNSSLRRQLHTNTVSQFLHISISLDETPPKHHSLTPVIVDATAPQLFADQLHDLLSRYEDIFSVPIGLPPVREFDHRIPLLPSAAPVNVRPYRYPHSQKAEIERLVGDMLTEGIIRPSSSPFSSPVILVKKKDGSWRFCVDYRALNTITVKDRFPIPTVEELLDELANAQVFSKLDLRSGYHQVRIHPSDIEKSAFRTHEGHYEFLVMPFGLSNAPSTFQALMQSIFRPAIRRFALVFFDDILIYSTSWESHLEHLQLIFSLFRAHKLFAKRTKCAFGCSSINYLGHKISGRGVES
- the LOC120267092 gene encoding putative pentatricopeptide repeat-containing protein At1g03510, which produces MMSSLLGSMHQRLLQLTKLLTSYVNQGRHNQALTLFSHMFANPDLTLDPFAFPLALKSCAALHLPSSVAAIHSHSLKSNLLPNPFVASSLVDSYGKSDSIVHARQLFDECPQRNVVVWNAMISLYSHSNDVASALRLFDMMDVPPTVSSYNCVIAALAESEGGSSRALDLYGRMRASGMTPNLITVLALLPACVGVGALSSIKEIHGFAFRINIHKHVQVGSGIVEAYGRCGCLVNARRVFDLMPQRDVVVWSSMVSSYAFHGQADIAMLTLKQMESDNVRPDWIMFLGVLKACSHAGLTDNALHFFDLMTKHYGIEACSEHYSCLVDVLSRAGRLRDAYDVIQGMPMKATPKAWGALLAACRNYGEVELAEIASQALFEIEPENSGNFLLLANSYAGAGRYEEAEKVRREMIERGVNRRGPGSSWVISQ
- the LOC120267093 gene encoding F-box protein At1g61340-like encodes the protein MMLEKKYNTRSSQRELKCSGLEFVQKTCILGRKRVAVVSSMIEESTFASPVSTKMQKRLNHLEALPQDILVRVLCHVGHSDLRQLLLVSKSVQEATVIAKELHFTFSTPSKPKIRGDSGLGGGVETPDAPKRNRIAKSRLNDKKLASIAVALFVSPDN